From a single Vitis vinifera cultivar Pinot Noir 40024 chromosome 18, ASM3070453v1 genomic region:
- the LOC100855091 gene encoding uncharacterized protein LOC100855091, whose protein sequence is MSVSLTHLSWWLWSGKHQEPKRLSNGSSLNSSQDSGLWEPDALKFPLVKGANMTSTSRRTKRKWQSREERKIDREYDVVLVPSDAGCVSGSESDDSDWSIGWLEPHGPEFQSDDELDGSFAVLVPCYGRGRNDVVEDANKKIFSTIGNIPDGYSAENGKYMEQWLSSLQRS, encoded by the exons ATGTCCGTGTCATTAACCCATCTTTCTTGGTGGTTGTGGAGTGGAAAACACCAAGAGCCCAAAAGACTCTCCAATGGATCTTCTTTAAATTCTTCTCAAGATTCAGGTTTGTGGGAGCCGGATGCTTTGAAATTCCCTTTAGTTAAAGGGGCTAATATGACCTCCACATCTAGAAGGACCAAGCGCAAATGGCAAAGTCGGGAGGAGCGGAAAATTGATCGGGAATATGATGTTGTTCTTGTGCCATCTGATGCTGGATGTGTTTCTGGTTCAGAATCGGATGACTCGGATTGGTCCATTGGATGGTTGGAGCCTCATGGGCCTGAGTTCCAGTCTGATGATGAATTAGACGGCAGTTTTGCTGTGCTGGTTCCTTGCTATGGTCGTGGTCGCAATGATGTGGTGGAGGATGCAAACAAGAAGATTTTCAGCACCATTGGGAATATCCCAGATGGTTACTCTGCTG AGAATGGGAAGTACATGGAACAGTGGCTCTCTTCTCTCCAGAGAAGTTGA
- the LOC100267818 gene encoding protein NETWORKED 2A: MLHRAATNAYSWWWASHIRTKQSKWLEQNLHDVEEKVQFMLKIIDDDGDSFAQRAEMYYRKRPELINLVEEYFRAYRAIAERYDHLSRELQHANRTIATVYPEKVQFAMDDEEENVPKGSGDTLPKALPSLPKSTIPKIPNIPKKDFLVPTPAISKRKQLKKTISSIIAATCSGLSKTEALDEIDKIQKEILMLQTEKEFVKSSYERGAARYWEIESQITEMQSRVSDLQDEFGIGTVIEDDEARSLMSTTALKSCQGTLAQLQEKQERVAEEARVERQKLKETREKLQALKHQFLPNQTQQPQHSQDHETLSHQFLPNQMEELELSTEQESLTTSVDMDLELLREKIKEQLELNSKTTVTAPDVAERIDELVEKVITLEAAVSSQTALVRRLRLETNELQTQVRTLEENKETLIEDSDKMSTKLIELEEELSRVQSLNRSVEDQNKHLQTHFTEASYALDHLSEKLQGVKLDMEAKDMTWFQEERAVLDVLTEKEFEEHEDLLPQGNGSALSEDMETHEEGKKDENPDYSSSVKAEEENFTQYNPGNVLVTSENMKTGNQEEKGHVPDLSHSAKAPDTPEKGQELKEQKEDEKQELGHPVDSNPDIEDQDLGMEEGDQPNWRQLFINGLEHREKALLDEYTSILRSYKEVKKKLTEAEKKNRDSFFESALQIRELKNANALKDKEIRSLRQNISPQTNPGENWDTSLTEDKPSQQGEAHASISREASSKFSKIPSLNPEQQSVTGSLDNQSIQGKEESTASESMKKSPTKSEQGEIKEIPVDESLAVETTEEKIRADIDDILEENLEFWLRFSTSYHQIQKFQTSIQDLQAELLKLKEDKKNEGGTKQQSTKSDARPIYTHMREIQTELTLWLEHNALLKEELQGRFSSLCNLQEEISRILDADSNAQEAELSYYQAAKFQGELLNMKQENKKVKEELQKGLDRVRALQLEVERTLSQLDEDFEISKSKSHPSNWKNSVNRTRIPLRSFLFGVKLKKQKPSFFACMSPTLQKQYSDLTAGLPP, from the exons ATGTTGCATAGAGCAGCAACCAATGCATATTCGTGGTGGTGGGCCAGCCACATCAGGACTAAGCAGTCTAAATGGCTTGAACAAAACCTTCATG ATGTGGAAGAAAAGGTGCAATTCATGCTGAAAATCATTGATGATGATGGAGACTCATTCGCTCAGAGGGCAGAAATGTACTACAGGAAGAGGCCAGAGCTAATAAACTTGGTGGAAGAATATTTCCGGGCATACAGAGCAATAGCAGAGAGGTATGATCACCTGTCAAGAGAGCTGCAACATGCCAACCGAACTATTGCAACTGTGTACCCTGAAAAGGTTCAGTTTGCCAtggatgatgaagaagaaaatgttcCCAAGGGTAGTGGTGATACCCTCCCTAAAGCTTTGCCTTCTCTTCCAAAATCAACCATCCCTAAAATCCCTAATATTCCAAAGAAAGATTTCCTGGTCCCAACTCCTGCAAtctcaaaaagaaaacaactcaAGAAGACTATCAGCTCCATCATAGCTGCAACATGCTCGGGTTTGAGCAAAACTGAGGCACTTGATGAAATCGACAAGATTCAGAAAGAGATTTTGATGCTACAAACAGAAAAAGAGTTTGTCAAGAGCTCATATGAACGTGGGGCTGCCAGGTACTGGGAAATTGAAAGCCAGATCACGGAGATGCAATCCAGAGTTTCTGACTTACAAGATGAGTTCGGTATTGGCACAGTCATTGAAGATGATGAGGCTCGCAGTTTGATGTCTACCACTGCTCTCAAATCATGCCAAGGGACCTTGGCTCAATTGCAAGAGAAACAAGAACGCGTAGCTGAAGAGGCAAGAGTGGAGCGCCAGAAGCTCAAGGAAACCCGGGAGAAGCTGCAGGCTCTCAAACATCAATTTCTTCCCAACCAAACACAACAGCCGCAGCACTCTCAGGACCATGAGACTCTCAGCCATCAATTTCTTCCCAACCAAATGGAAGAGTTGGAGCTCTCTACGGAGCAGGAGTCCCTGACCACAAGCGTGGATATGGATTTGGAATTGTTGCGGGAGAAGATCAAGGAACAACTTGAACTGAATTCTAAGACAACTGTCACGGCACCAGACGTGGCAGAGAGAATTGATGAACTTGTAGAGAAGGTCATCACTTTGGAAGCTGCAGTCTCATCTCAGACTGCTTTGGTAAGGAGATTAAGATTGGAGACAAATGAGCTTCAGACACAGGTTCGGACTCTGGAAGAGAACAAGGAGACCCTGATTGAGGATTCAGACAAAATGAGCACCAAGCTAATAGAGTTAGAGGAGGAGTTAAGCAGAGTTCAAAGTCTCAACCGGAGTGTGGAAGACCAAAACAAGCACCTCCAAACACATTTTACTGAAGCAAGTTATGCTCTGGACCATCTTTCTGAAAAATTGCAAGGTGTGAAGCTAGATATGGAGGCCAAGGATATGACTTGGTTTCAAGAAGAGCGAGCTGTTTTGGATGTCTTAACAGAAAAAGAGTTCGAAGAACATGAAGATTTGCTTCCCCAGGGTAATGGTTCAGCTCTCTCAGAAGATATGGAGACCCATGAGGAGGGGAAGAAAGATGAGAATCCAGATTACAGTAGTTCTGTCAAAGCTGAAGAAGAAAATTTCACTCAGTACAACCCTGGTAACGTTTTAGTGACTTCAGAAAACATGAAAACAGGAAATCAAGAGGAGAAAGGGCATGTTCCAGATCTCAGTCATTCTGCTAAAGCTCCTGATACTCCTGAAAAAGGTCAGGAACTAAAGGAGCAGAAGGAAGATGAGAAGCAAGAATTGGGCCACCCAGTAGACAGCAATCCAGACATTGAGGACCAGGATTTGGGGATGGAGGAAGGAGATCAACCAAATTGGAGGCAGCTGTTCATAAATGGTTTAGAGCACAGAGAAAAGGCACTACTGGATGAGTACACCTCAATTCTTCGAAGCTACAAGGAAGTGAAGAAGAAGCTCACTGAGGCAGAGAAGAAAAACCGGGATAGCTTCTTTGAATCAGCACTGCAGATAAGGGAACTGAAGAATGCTAATGCCTTGAAAGACAAAGAGATTCGATCACTACGTCAAAACATCTCCCCACAAACAAATCCAGGTGAAAATTGGGACACCAGTTTGACCGAAGATAAACCCTCACAGCAGGGAGAGGCCCATGCTAGCATAAGCAGAGAAGCCAGCTCCAAGTTTTCTAAAATTCCTTCTCTAAATCCAGAACAGCAGTCAGTTACTGGGTCATTAGACAATCAATCCATACAAGGAAAGGAAGAATCAACGGCATCAGAGAGCATGAAGAAGTCGCCTACAAAAAGTGAACAGGGTGAAATCAAGGAAATTCCTGTTGACGAGTCTCTCGCTGTTGAGACCACTGAAGAAAAAATCCGTGCAGACATTGATGATATTCTGGAAGAAAACCTGGAGTTTTGGCTGAGGTTTAGCACCTCGTATCATCAGATACAAAAATTCCAGACTTCAATCCAGGATCTACAAGCAGAGTTGTTGAAACTGAAGGAAGATAAGAAGAATGAAGGAGGTACAAAGCAGCAGTCTACAAAATCAGATGCCCGCCCAATATACACACACATGAGAGAGATACAAACGGAATTAACATTGTGGTTGGAACACAACGCCTTACTGAAAGAAGAACTGCAGGGTAGATTCTCATCTTTGTGCAACCTTCAAGAAGAGATATCAAGAATCTTGGATGCAGATTCTAATGCACAAGAAGCTGAGCTCAGCTACTATCAGGCTGCAAAGTTTCAAGGTGAGCTTCTGAACATGAAACAGGAGAACAAGAAGGTTAAAGAAGAGTTGCAAAAGGGTCTTGATCGTGTAAGAGCACTCCAACTTGAAGTCGAAAGGACACTGTCACAACTGGATGAGGATTTTGAGATATCAAAATCAAAAAGTCATCCTTCCAACTGGAAGAACTCGGTAAATCGGACTCGAATACCATTGCGTTCTTTCCTATTTGGGGTTAAGTTAAAGAAGCAGAAACCATCATTCTTTGCATGCATGAGTCCAACACTGCAGAAACAATACAGTGATCTAACAGCTGGACTCCCACCGTAG